A region from the Coriobacteriia bacterium genome encodes:
- a CDS encoding 4-hydroxy-3-methylbut-2-enyl diphosphate reductase: MKVLIAQYAGVCYGVERALRFAEQATKDSNSVHSLGPLIHNPQAVERLRSIGVEVAESVDEIEEGTLVIRSHGVAPEVIAEAKKRNLNVIDATCPHVSKAQEAAALLAEQGYRVVIVGEADHPEVAGIKAYAGDEALVVSSPKEIPARIGGRKVGVVVQTTQLEETLEEVVAELLEKASELRVFNTICSATSKRQQAAHEIAQQVDVVVVVGGHNSGNTTRLAEICRSVNPRTYHVETADELEPEWFTGAKIAGVTAGTSTPDEQMRGVIHVLEGMNT; the protein is encoded by the coding sequence ATGAAAGTCTTGATTGCACAATATGCGGGAGTTTGTTACGGGGTGGAGCGCGCTTTGCGTTTTGCCGAGCAAGCTACGAAAGACTCAAATTCGGTGCACAGCCTCGGTCCTCTGATCCATAATCCGCAGGCGGTCGAGAGGCTACGTTCCATCGGCGTCGAAGTCGCGGAATCCGTCGATGAGATCGAAGAGGGAACCCTTGTCATCAGGAGCCACGGTGTGGCGCCCGAGGTCATCGCGGAAGCGAAAAAGCGCAATCTGAACGTCATCGACGCCACCTGTCCTCACGTGAGTAAAGCTCAAGAGGCGGCGGCATTGCTGGCCGAGCAAGGGTATAGAGTCGTCATCGTCGGTGAGGCCGACCACCCCGAGGTCGCCGGAATAAAGGCATATGCCGGGGATGAGGCGCTCGTCGTTTCGAGTCCGAAGGAAATTCCGGCTCGTATCGGCGGGCGGAAGGTCGGTGTCGTGGTTCAAACGACACAGCTTGAGGAAACGCTTGAAGAAGTCGTCGCCGAGTTGCTAGAAAAAGCCAGTGAGCTTCGCGTCTTCAACACGATTTGCAGTGCAACCTCGAAACGCCAGCAGGCGGCTCATGAAATCGCGCAACAGGTGGATGTCGTGGTGGTCGTCGGCGGGCATAACTCCGGAAATACGACGCGCCTTGCAGAAATCTGCCGGAGCGTCAACCCGCGCACCTATCACGTGGAAACCGCTGACGAGCTCGAACCGGAATGGTTCACCGGTGCAAAAATCGCCGGTGTCACGGCGGGTACCTCAACGCCGGATGAGCAAATGCGCGGTGTGATCCATGTTCTTGAAGGGATGAATACTTAG